A portion of the Cryptomeria japonica chromosome 5, Sugi_1.0, whole genome shotgun sequence genome contains these proteins:
- the LOC131039654 gene encoding 36.4 kDa proline-rich protein-like, protein MKKAAAVLFIVMIQMATTMPLIMAWTPPPPPTSAAKCPLDALKLGACIDVLSGLVHVGIGDPVVNQCCPVIQGVLALEAALCLCTTIRAKLLNLNILLPIALELIVTCGGTVPPGFKCPAQ, encoded by the coding sequence ATGAAAAAGGCAGCAGCAGTACTTTTCATTGTTATGATTCAGATGGCAACCACCATGCCGTTAATAATGGCGTggactcctcctcctcctcctacttcTGCAGCGAAATGCCCACTTGACGCTTTGAAGCTGGGAGCCTGTATTGATGTGCTCAGTGGCCTTGTGCACGTGGGTATTGGAGATCCTGTAGTAAACCAATGCTGCCCAGTTATTCAAGGAGTTTTGGCATTAGAGGCAGCACTGTGTTTATGCACAACCATTAGGGCCAAGCTTCTCAACCTTAATATCCTTCTTCCAATAGCACTCGAGCTTATTGTAACCTGTGGAGGGACTGTTCCCCCAGGCTTCAAATGCCCTGCTCAGTAA
- the LOC131039585 gene encoding 36.4 kDa proline-rich protein-like, with protein sequence MTKAGAVFFIVLIQVATTLPLIMAWTPPPPPTYVTKHPPPPPTYVKKYPPPPPPTSVTKCPPPPPTSAAKCPLDALKLGACVDLLGGLVHIGIGDPVENQCCPVIEGVLGLEAALCLCTTIRAKLLDLNILLPLALELIVSCGKTVPPGFQCPAL encoded by the coding sequence ATGACAAAAGCAGGAGCAGtatttttcattgttttaattcagGTTGCAACTACCCTGCCATTGATAATGGCATGGACTCCTCCTCCGCCTCCTACTTATGTAACGAAacaccctcctcctcctcctacttaTGTAAAGAAATACCCTCCTCCTCCGCCTCCTACTTCTGTAACAAAatgccctcctcctcctcctacttcTGCAGCGAAATGCCCACTTGATGCTTTGAAGCTGGGAGCTTGCGTTGATTTGCTTGGTGGCCTTGTGCACATCGGCATTGGAGATCCTGTAGAAAACCAATGCTGCCCTGTGATTGAAGGAGTTTTGGGATTAGAGGCAGCACTGTGTTTGTGTACAACCATTAGGGCCAAGCTTCTCGACCTTAATATCCTTCTTCCATTGGCACTTGAGCTTATTGTATCCTGTGGAAAGACCGTTCCTCCAGGCTTCCAATGCCCCGCTCTTTAA